A stretch of the Azorhizobium caulinodans ORS 571 genome encodes the following:
- a CDS encoding MBL fold metallo-hydrolase — protein MSDDIPFDRKFPVPSGRLDEVTPLVRRIVAPNPSPFTFTGTCSYIIGRGQVAILDPGPDDPAHVAALLDAVRGETVTHIVVTHTHRDHSPAAAALKAATGAVTVGEGPHRPARPLHIGEINALDASGDMDFLPDIALAEGEALTGPGWTLEAIATPGHTANHLAFALPENDLLFSGDHVMAWATTIVAPPDGAMGDYVRSLKKLAARSEPLYLPGHGGPVRDAPAFVRDYLDHRRAREAAILRGLERNTTIPDLVRGIYIGLDPRLVGAASLTVLAHLEDMVGKGLVTTEGPPAIDGAFVLVR, from the coding sequence ATGAGCGACGACATTCCCTTCGACCGCAAGTTTCCCGTGCCCTCCGGCCGTCTCGACGAGGTGACGCCGCTGGTCCGGCGGATCGTGGCGCCCAATCCCTCGCCCTTCACCTTCACCGGCACCTGCTCCTACATCATCGGACGCGGGCAGGTGGCGATCCTCGATCCGGGGCCGGACGATCCGGCGCATGTGGCGGCGCTGCTCGATGCGGTGCGCGGGGAGACCGTGACCCATATCGTCGTCACCCACACCCATCGCGATCATTCCCCCGCCGCCGCTGCGCTCAAGGCCGCCACCGGTGCGGTCACCGTCGGGGAGGGGCCGCACCGGCCCGCCCGTCCGCTGCATATCGGCGAGATCAACGCCCTCGATGCCTCCGGCGACATGGATTTCCTGCCGGATATCGCGCTGGCCGAGGGGGAGGCGCTCACCGGTCCTGGCTGGACGCTGGAGGCGATCGCCACCCCCGGCCACACCGCCAACCATCTGGCCTTCGCCCTGCCGGAGAACGACCTGCTCTTTTCCGGCGATCATGTGATGGCCTGGGCCACCACCATCGTCGCCCCGCCGGACGGCGCCATGGGCGATTATGTGCGCTCGCTGAAGAAGCTCGCCGCCCGCAGCGAACCGCTCTATCTGCCCGGCCACGGCGGGCCGGTGCGCGATGCGCCCGCCTTCGTGCGCGATTATCTCGACCACCGCCGGGCGCGGGAGGCGGCCATCCTGCGCGGGCTGGAACGCAACACCACCATTCCGGACCTCGTGCGCGGCATCTATATTGGCCTCGATCCGCGTCTCGTCGGAGCCGCTTCCCTCACCGTGCTCGCCCATCTGGAGGACATGGTGGGCAAGGGGCTGGTGACGACGGAGGGGCCGCCCGCCATCGACGGCGCCTTCGTTCTGGTGCGCTAG
- a CDS encoding SOS response-associated peptidase — translation MCGRFAQTTPPRAFAERYGVDPVLALPNVPARYNIAPTQDALVIRHNPEEERRELSLLRWGLVPSFAADTARAGSLINARSESVAEKASFKAAWFKPRRCVVPADAFYEWQQGAGGKTPHAIARADGTPMAFAGLWEGWKDPASGQWLRTFTLLTTTANDLLRPLHERMPVILDEDDIAPYLTAPDPRDLLRPYPAEAMRLWPVSARVSAVRNDDADLLVEVTGLPAGSPSPVAQPSLF, via the coding sequence ATGTGCGGCCGCTTTGCGCAGACCACTCCGCCTCGCGCCTTTGCGGAGCGCTATGGCGTCGATCCGGTGCTGGCGCTGCCCAATGTCCCGGCGCGCTACAACATCGCGCCGACACAGGATGCGCTCGTCATCCGCCACAATCCGGAGGAAGAGCGGCGGGAGTTGTCACTGCTGCGCTGGGGGCTGGTGCCGTCTTTCGCCGCCGATACCGCGCGCGCCGGGTCGCTCATCAATGCGCGCTCGGAAAGCGTGGCGGAGAAGGCCTCCTTCAAGGCCGCCTGGTTCAAGCCGCGCCGCTGCGTCGTGCCAGCGGATGCCTTTTATGAATGGCAGCAGGGCGCGGGTGGCAAGACGCCTCACGCCATCGCCCGCGCTGATGGCACGCCCATGGCGTTCGCCGGCCTCTGGGAGGGCTGGAAGGACCCGGCGAGCGGCCAATGGCTGCGCACCTTCACGCTCCTCACCACCACGGCCAACGACCTGCTGCGCCCGCTGCACGAGCGCATGCCGGTGATCCTCGATGAGGACGACATTGCCCCCTATCTCACCGCGCCCGATCCGCGGGACCTGCTGCGGCCCTATCCGGCGGAGGCGATGCGGCTGTGGCCGGTGTCGGCGCGCGTGAGTGCGGTGCGCAATGACGATGCCGATCTTCTCGTCGAGGTGACGGGCCTGCCGGCCGGGTCGCCGTCTCCGGTGGCCCAGCCCAGCCTGTTCTGA